The Strigops habroptila isolate Jane chromosome 8, bStrHab1.2.pri, whole genome shotgun sequence genome includes a window with the following:
- the CPT2 gene encoding carnitine O-palmitoyltransferase 2, mitochondrial: MAARQLVPRRAEALRWRRGYSSAGAAEYLHRSIVPTMHYQKSLPRLPVPKLEDTIRRYLNAQKPLLNDDQFRKTEELAHQFEKGIGRELHEQLVAQDNQNKHTSYITGPWFDMYLKARESVVLNFNPFMSFNPDPKSEYNDQLIRATNMTVSAIRFMKTFRAGYLEPEVFHLNPEKSDTQLFKNIIRFVPSSISWFGAYMVNAYPLDMSQYFRLFNSTRLPKPDRDELYTDEKAKHLLVLRNGNFYVFDVLDRDGNMLKPSEIQAHFKYILNDNSPAPAFPLGYLSSENRDTWALLRKNLLDNGNEEALQKVDSALFCLSLDDFPIKDFIHLSHTMLHGDGANRWYDKSFTLIIAKDGTAAVNFEHSWGDGVAVLRFQNEVFKDSIKAPAVSPQSQPASVDSSRAVHKLDFKLNDALKAGITKAKEKFDATVGSLSLNMIQFNEGGKELLKQKKVSPDAIAQLAFQMGFLRQYNQTVATYESCSTAAFKHGRTETIRPASIHTKKCSEAFVRELSKHSTEELQNLIVECSKYHGRLTKEAAMGQGFDRHLFALRHLALSKGIALPDFYQDQAYARINHNIISTSTLVSPFVQLGGFGPVVSDGFGVGYQVHDDWIGCNVSSYPSRNGKEYLQCIHKSLEDIFNVLKGKKIGS, translated from the exons ATGGCGGCGCGGCAGCTGGTGCCGCGGCGGGCGGAGGCGTTGCGCTGGCGGCGGGGCTACAGCAGCGCGGGCGCTGCCGAGTACCTGCACCGCAGCATCGTGCCCACCATGCACTACCAAAAGAGTCTGCCCAG ACTGCCGGTTCCCAAACTAGAAGACACTATTAGGAGATACCTGAATGCCCAGAAACCACTTTTAAATGATGACCAATTCAG GAAAACTGAAGAACTTGCTCATCAGTTTGAAAAGGGAATTGGAAGAGAGCTGCATGAGCAACTGGTTGCTCAAGACAATCAGAACAAGCATACTAGTTACATCACAG GTCCCTGGTTTGACATGTACCTAAAAGCACGTGAATCTgttgttttgaattttaatcCATTTATGTCTTTTAATCCTGATCCAAAATCTGAATATAACGATCAGCTCATACGAGCTACGAACATGACTGTTTCTGCTATACGTTTTATGAAGACCTTCAGGGCTGGTTATCTGGAACCAGAGGTTTTTCACCTCAATCCGGAAAAAAGTGACACTCAGCTCTTCAAAAACATTATCCGATTTGTGCCTTCTTCAATTTCTTGGTTTGGTGCCTACATGGTCAATGCATACCCCCTAGATATGTCTCAGTACTTCAGGCTTTTCAACTCTACGCGGCTGCCTAAGCCTGACAGAGATGAGCTTTATACAgatgaaaaggcaaaacatttACTAGTACTgagaaatgggaatttttatgtatttgatGTTCTTGACAGAGATGGCAATATGCTGAAACCTTCAGAAATACAAGCACACTTCAAATACATCCTTAATGACAACAGTCCGGCCCCGGCCTTCCCTCTCGGCTACCTCTCCAGTGAAAACCGAGATACATGGGCATTGCTGAGAAAGAATCTACTGGATAATGGCAATGAAGAAGCTCTTCAAAAAGTAgactctgctttgttttgtttaagttTAGATGATTTTCCCATTAAAGACTTCATACACTTGTCCCACACTATGTTGCATGGAGATGGTGCTAACCGTTGGTATGACAAATCTTTCACTCTTATCATAGCTAAGGATGGCACTGCAGCAGTGAATTTTGAGCATTCCTGGGGAGATGGCGTGGCTGTGCTCAGGTTCCAGAATGAGGTTTTTAAAGACAGCATCAAGGCACCAGCCGTTAGCCCCCAGTCCCAGCCTGCTTCAGTAGACTCTTCTAGAGCAGTGCATAAACTTGACTTTAAGCTGAATGATGCCTTAAAAGCAGGAATTACCAAAGCCAAAGAGAAATTTGATGCCACTGTAGGATCACTGTCTCTTAATATGATTCAGTTCAATGAAGGGGGCAAGGAGCTTCTGAAGCAGAAGAAGGTAAGCCCAGATGCTATTGCTCAGCTTGCCTTCCAGATGGGTTTCCTTCGACAATACAATCAGACTGTTGCTACATATGAGTCCTGTAGTACTGCAGCTTTCAAACATGGTCGTACAGAAACTATACGTCCTGCCTCTATCCATACAAAGAAATGTTCAGAAGCTTTTGTCAGGGAACTAtccaaacacagcacagaagagctTCAGAACTTGATAGTGGAGTGCTCGAAATACCATGGCCGTTTGACAAAAGAAGCTGCTATGG gTCAGGGATTTGACCGACATCTCTTTGCATTGCGCCATTTAGCCTTGTCCAAGGGTATTGCACTGCCTGATTTCTATCAAGACCAAGCCTATGCTCGGATTAATCACAACATCATTTCTACAAGCACACTGGTGAGCCCATTTGTGCAATTAGGAGGCTTTGGCCCAGTGGTGTCTGATGGCTTTGGAGTAGGATATCAGGTACATGATGATTGGATAGGTTGTAACGTTTCCTCTTACCCATCTAGGAATGGTAAAGAATACCTTCAGTGTATACACAAGTCGCTAGAAGATatctttaatgttttaaaggGCAAGAAAATTGGCAGTTAG
- the CZIB gene encoding CXXC motif containing zinc binding protein isoform X2 has translation MDSAPLKGGRGSATMVQKCKLCSRENSIDILSQTIKPYNAEDSEKFKTIVEFECRGLEPVDFQPQAGFAAEGAESGTPFNDINLLEKDWNDYDENTKESVGIYEVTHKFVKC, from the exons ATG GACAGTGCTCCCCtgaaaggaggcagaggaagcGCCACTATGGTGCAGAAATGCAAGCTGTGCTCCAGGGAGAACTCCATTG atattttaagTCAGACAATCAAGCCTTACAAT GCTGAAGACAGTGAGAAATTCAAAACGATAGTGGAGTTTGAATGCCGAGGTCTGGAACCAGTTGACTTTCAACCACAG GCAGGGTTTGCTGCTGAAGGTGCAGAATCTGGCACACCTTTCAATGACATAAACTTGCTAGAAAAG GATTGGAATGACTATGatgaaaacacaaaggaatCTGTTGGGATCTATGAAGTTACCCATAAATTTGTAAAATGCTGA
- the CZIB gene encoding CXXC motif containing zinc binding protein isoform X1 — MGKIGLQLRATLENITRLRAEGEDFRWYLKLKCGNCGEVSEKWQYLRLMDSAPLKGGRGSATMVQKCKLCSRENSIDILSQTIKPYNAEDSEKFKTIVEFECRGLEPVDFQPQAGFAAEGAESGTPFNDINLLEKDWNDYDENTKESVGIYEVTHKFVKC, encoded by the exons ATGGGG AAGATCGGGCTGCAGCTGCGCGCCACGCTGGAGAACATCACCCGGCTGCGGGCCGAAGGGGAGGACTTCCGATGGTACCTCAAG ctgaaatgtggGAACTGTGGTGAAGTTTCTGAGAAATGGCAGTATCTGCGATTGATG GACAGTGCTCCCCtgaaaggaggcagaggaagcGCCACTATGGTGCAGAAATGCAAGCTGTGCTCCAGGGAGAACTCCATTG atattttaagTCAGACAATCAAGCCTTACAAT GCTGAAGACAGTGAGAAATTCAAAACGATAGTGGAGTTTGAATGCCGAGGTCTGGAACCAGTTGACTTTCAACCACAG GCAGGGTTTGCTGCTGAAGGTGCAGAATCTGGCACACCTTTCAATGACATAAACTTGCTAGAAAAG GATTGGAATGACTATGatgaaaacacaaaggaatCTGTTGGGATCTATGAAGTTACCCATAAATTTGTAAAATGCTGA
- the MAGOH gene encoding protein mago nashi homolog, translating to MASDFYLRYYVGHKGKFGHEFLEFEFRPDGKLRYANNSNYKNDVMIRKEAYVHKSVMEELKRIIDDSEITKEDDALWPPPDRVGRQELEIVIGDEHISFTTSKIGSLIDVNQSKDPEGLRVFYYLVQDLKCLVFSLIGLHFKIKPI from the exons ATGGCGAGTGATTTCTACCTGCGGTACTATGTGGGGCATAAGGGCAAGTTTGGCCATGAGTTCCTCGAGTTCGAGTTCCGGCCCGACG GGAAGCTGCGCTACGCCAACAACAGCAACTACAAGAACGATGTCATGATCCGAAAGGAG GCTTATGTGCATAAGAGCGTGATGGAGGAGCTGAAGAGAATAATCGACGACAGCGAGATCACAAAAGAAGATGATGCTCTATGGCCTCCTCCCGACAGAGTTGGTCGGCAG GAGCTTGAAATAGTAATCGGTGATGAGCACATCTCCTTTACCACGTCAAAAATCGGTTCGCTCATTGATGTAAATCAATCCAA GGATCCAGAAGGCTTGAGAGTGTTCTACTACCTGGTCCAGGACCTGAAGTGTCTAGTCTTCAGTCTTATTGGACTGCACTTCAAGATTAAGCCAATTTAA